A section of the Corynebacterium auris genome encodes:
- a CDS encoding isoprenyl transferase: MTALAKILYPLYEARLKRELRGKPRPKHIAVMADGNRRWARESGYTDISHGHRAGAAKIGELVRWSAEQDVDVVTIYLLSTENLQRTTEEVELLFDIISGVVDDLATENYTCRIKLVGHLDLLPAEVADRMRKSAATTTEKPGLSVNIAVGYGGRQEIVDAVRSLIDASVAAGVPPSDLSKSVTIESVSRHLYTSGQPDPDLVIRTSGEQRLSGFLLWQAAYSEIWFTDTYWPAFRKIDFLRALRDYSQRSRRFGK, translated from the coding sequence GTGACAGCGCTGGCGAAGATTCTCTACCCTCTTTACGAGGCGCGGCTCAAACGCGAACTGCGCGGCAAGCCGCGCCCCAAACACATCGCCGTCATGGCCGACGGCAACCGGCGCTGGGCCCGCGAGTCGGGCTACACTGATATCTCCCACGGCCACCGGGCCGGTGCCGCCAAGATCGGCGAGCTTGTCCGCTGGTCGGCGGAGCAGGATGTCGACGTAGTCACCATCTACCTGCTGTCCACGGAGAACCTGCAGCGCACCACGGAGGAGGTCGAGCTCCTCTTCGACATCATCTCCGGCGTCGTCGACGACCTAGCCACTGAAAACTACACGTGCCGGATCAAGTTGGTCGGCCACCTCGACCTGCTGCCGGCCGAGGTCGCCGACAGGATGCGCAAATCCGCGGCTACGACGACGGAAAAGCCCGGCCTGAGCGTCAACATCGCCGTGGGTTACGGCGGGCGCCAGGAAATCGTCGACGCCGTCCGCTCGCTTATCGACGCCTCCGTCGCCGCCGGTGTTCCCCCCAGCGACCTGTCCAAGTCCGTCACCATCGAATCGGTCTCGCGCCACCTGTACACCTCGGGGCAACCGGACCCTGACCTAGTCATCCGCACCTCGGGGGAGCAGCGCCTGAGCGGGTTTCTCTTGTGGCAGGCCGCCTACTCGGAGATTTGGTTTACGGACACGTACTGGCCGGCGTTTCGTAAGATCGATTTCCTGCGCGCGCTGCGGGACTATTCGCAACGATCGCGACGCTTCGGCAAGTAG
- the coaA gene encoding type I pantothenate kinase yields MSRAAESSPYVDFPREAWRKRRAAWPQVLTEAEVAQLSGIGENLDLNEVAEIYLPISRLIHLQVLARQKLTAATETFVGAPIHVPYVIGLAGSVAVGKSTTARVLQVLLQRWESHPRVDLVTTDGFLYPSAVLSERKLMGRKGFPESYDRRQLMRFVTEVKSGNHEVLAPVYSHNAYDIIPGEYQVVRQPDILILEGLNVLQTGPTLMVSDLFDFSLYVDAATSHIEQWYIDRFLKLRTTAFRQPGAHFARFADLDDEQATKEAREIWQSINLPNLVENILPTRVRASLVLRKGPDHSVEHVRMRKL; encoded by the coding sequence ATGTCCCGCGCTGCCGAATCCAGCCCGTACGTCGATTTCCCGCGCGAAGCGTGGCGCAAACGGCGCGCCGCCTGGCCCCAGGTCCTCACCGAGGCCGAAGTTGCCCAGCTCAGCGGCATCGGGGAAAACCTCGACCTCAACGAGGTGGCCGAGATCTATCTGCCGATCTCCCGCCTCATCCACCTGCAGGTCCTAGCCCGCCAGAAACTCACCGCGGCGACGGAGACCTTCGTGGGGGCTCCCATCCACGTGCCCTACGTCATCGGGCTGGCAGGCTCTGTGGCTGTGGGTAAGTCCACCACCGCACGCGTGCTCCAAGTGCTCCTGCAGCGCTGGGAATCCCACCCGCGGGTGGACTTGGTCACCACCGACGGCTTCCTCTACCCCAGCGCCGTGTTGAGCGAGCGCAAACTGATGGGGCGCAAGGGCTTCCCGGAGTCCTACGACAGGCGCCAGCTCATGCGCTTTGTCACCGAGGTCAAGTCCGGAAACCACGAGGTGCTCGCGCCCGTTTATTCCCATAATGCCTACGACATCATCCCGGGCGAATACCAGGTCGTGCGCCAGCCTGACATCCTCATTCTCGAGGGCCTCAACGTGCTACAGACGGGGCCGACGCTCATGGTCTCGGACCTCTTCGACTTCTCCCTTTACGTCGACGCCGCGACCTCTCACATCGAGCAGTGGTACATCGACCGCTTCCTTAAACTACGCACCACCGCCTTCCGCCAACCCGGCGCACACTTCGCCCGCTTCGCCGACCTCGACGACGAGCAAGCGACCAAAGAGGCGCGCGAGATCTGGCAGTCCATCAACCTGCCGAACCTTGTGGAAAACATTCTCCCCACGCGGGTGCGCGCCTCACTCGTCCTGCGCAAGGGCCCCGACCACTCCGTCGAGCACGTGCGCATGCGCAAGCTTTAA
- the glyA gene encoding serine hydroxymethyltransferase, whose protein sequence is MSDDLRYQDLASFDPEVYEAIRNELGHQRETLEMIASENFVPRSVLQAQGSVFTNKYAEGYPGRRYYGGCEYADVVEDLARDRAKEVFGAQYANVQPHSGAQANAAVLMALAEPGDTILGLDLAHGGHLTHGMKINFSGKLYKVAAYQVEKDTHTIDMAKLREQAREVKPKVIIAGWSAYPRQQDFAEFRSIADEVGAYLWVDMAHFAGLVAAGLHPSPVPHAHVVSSTVHKTIGGPRSGFILTNDLELHKKLNSTVFPGQQGGPLMHVIAAKATAFKIAGTPEFKDRQQRTLDGATILAERLTQEDAKAAGIDVVSGGTDVHLVLVDLRNSDMDGQQAEDLLHRAGITVNRNAVPFDPRPPKVTSGLRIGTSALATRGFEAEDFREVSEIIAEVLIKGDGADVEALHARVDKLAEKYPLYPDLEDWKLL, encoded by the coding sequence GTGTCTGACGACCTTCGCTATCAAGATCTGGCCTCATTCGACCCCGAAGTCTACGAGGCCATCCGCAACGAGCTGGGCCACCAGCGCGAGACGCTGGAGATGATCGCCTCCGAGAACTTCGTACCCCGTTCCGTGCTGCAGGCACAGGGCTCGGTGTTCACCAACAAGTACGCTGAGGGCTACCCGGGCCGCCGGTACTACGGCGGCTGCGAGTATGCAGACGTCGTCGAGGACCTGGCTCGCGACCGCGCCAAGGAGGTCTTCGGCGCGCAGTACGCCAACGTCCAGCCGCACTCGGGAGCTCAGGCAAACGCCGCCGTGCTCATGGCGCTGGCGGAGCCGGGCGATACCATCCTCGGCCTCGACCTGGCCCACGGCGGTCACCTGACCCACGGCATGAAGATCAACTTCTCCGGCAAGCTCTACAAAGTCGCCGCCTACCAGGTGGAAAAGGACACCCACACCATCGACATGGCGAAGCTGCGCGAGCAGGCCCGCGAGGTCAAGCCGAAGGTGATCATCGCCGGGTGGTCGGCCTACCCGCGCCAGCAGGACTTCGCAGAGTTCCGCTCCATCGCGGACGAGGTCGGCGCCTACCTGTGGGTCGACATGGCGCACTTCGCCGGCCTCGTGGCCGCGGGCCTGCACCCCTCCCCGGTGCCTCACGCGCACGTTGTCTCCTCCACCGTTCACAAGACCATCGGCGGACCGCGCTCCGGCTTCATCCTCACCAACGACCTCGAACTGCACAAGAAGCTCAACTCGACGGTGTTCCCGGGCCAGCAGGGCGGGCCGCTCATGCACGTCATCGCCGCGAAGGCCACCGCCTTCAAGATCGCCGGCACCCCGGAGTTCAAGGACCGCCAGCAGCGCACGCTCGACGGCGCGACCATCCTCGCCGAGCGCCTGACGCAGGAGGACGCCAAGGCGGCTGGCATCGACGTCGTCTCCGGCGGCACGGACGTCCACCTCGTTTTGGTGGACCTGCGCAACTCCGACATGGACGGCCAGCAGGCGGAGGACCTGCTCCACCGCGCGGGCATCACCGTCAACCGCAATGCGGTGCCCTTCGACCCGCGCCCGCCGAAGGTCACCTCCGGACTGCGCATCGGCACCTCGGCGCTGGCCACGCGAGGCTTTGAGGCGGAGGACTTCCGCGAGGTCTCCGAGATCATCGCGGAGGTGCTCATCAAGGGCGACGGCGCTGATGTCGAGGCGCTGCACGCGCGCGTCGACAAGCTCGCGGAGAAGTACCCCCTCTACCCGGACCTCGAGGACTGGAAGCTGCTCTAA
- a CDS encoding DUF5997 family protein yields the protein MTQNQPSGTAMKPATAAKKLGIYLPATPQTFQEGAVTHAELRALQNNPPEWLKQLRLNGPHPRPEVARKLGISITALKANGMDKPLTTEDIKALLADQPAWLRKARTTLAEERGLDEGLNEGQEEG from the coding sequence ATGACGCAGAACCAGCCTTCGGGCACCGCAATGAAGCCCGCCACCGCGGCGAAGAAGCTCGGAATCTACCTCCCCGCCACCCCGCAGACCTTCCAGGAGGGTGCCGTAACGCACGCCGAGCTACGCGCTCTGCAGAACAACCCTCCCGAGTGGCTGAAGCAACTGCGACTGAACGGGCCTCACCCGCGGCCGGAGGTGGCGCGCAAGCTTGGCATCAGCATCACCGCCTTGAAGGCCAACGGAATGGACAAGCCCTTGACTACCGAGGACATCAAGGCGCTTCTGGCGGATCAGCCCGCATGGCTGCGAAAAGCCCGCACTACCTTGGCCGAGGAGCGCGGGCTTGATGAGGGCCTTAATGAGGGCCAGGAAGAGGGTTAG
- a CDS encoding LysR family transcriptional regulator substrate-binding protein: MLRLSFVTGTEPGKWLRRYEAFRREAIEAAGRDDPLAELGEGRCDLALVRLPDERVSERHHVVKLYEEAPGVAVPKESVYAEVGGAVRRADLEGEIVTFEFAAGAEIGELRDALQVVAANVGVAFAPRPLLKILAKKQVAALELIDEAAPVTTIALVWQKVADSDAIQDFVGVAKGRTVNSSRGSKNQVKGYSERRSRGSRRGRR, from the coding sequence ATGCTCAGGCTTTCCTTCGTCACAGGAACCGAACCCGGCAAATGGCTGCGCCGCTACGAGGCGTTCAGGCGCGAGGCGATCGAGGCGGCCGGGCGCGACGACCCGCTCGCGGAACTCGGGGAAGGCCGCTGCGACCTCGCGCTGGTCCGACTGCCAGACGAGCGCGTGAGCGAGCGGCACCACGTGGTCAAGCTGTACGAGGAGGCGCCGGGTGTTGCCGTGCCGAAGGAATCCGTCTACGCCGAGGTGGGGGGCGCCGTGCGTCGCGCGGACCTCGAGGGTGAGATCGTGACGTTTGAGTTCGCCGCCGGCGCGGAAATCGGCGAGCTTCGCGACGCCCTCCAGGTCGTCGCGGCGAACGTCGGCGTCGCCTTCGCGCCGCGTCCGCTGCTGAAGATTCTGGCGAAAAAACAGGTGGCCGCGCTCGAACTAATCGACGAAGCCGCGCCCGTCACGACTATCGCACTGGTGTGGCAAAAAGTAGCCGATTCCGACGCGATCCAGGACTTTGTCGGCGTGGCAAAGGGCCGAACCGTAAATTCTTCCCGCGGATCGAAAAACCAGGTTAAGGGCTATTCTGAACGCCGTTCGAGGGGGTCGCGGAGGGGGCGGCGATGA
- a CDS encoding LGFP repeat-containing protein, whose protein sequence is MIVRKKIAASVAALALVTGLTACADEEEQPAEETTAQETTEEENAEEVTPEPEEQQEQANESGDTAEGVTVEVTTADGATVLVPQGLADAMGQYAEPDWGEPVEVEETENGWIVSYDEERYVAWNENTGGAPTWGEIANNWLTNVRADSSLGFPVAPEEVHPDQEGWVQEFENGRIEWVRGADGVFTANVIEE, encoded by the coding sequence ATGATTGTTCGCAAGAAGATCGCTGCAAGCGTTGCCGCGCTCGCACTCGTGACGGGCCTTACCGCATGCGCGGACGAAGAGGAGCAGCCCGCCGAGGAGACCACGGCCCAGGAGACCACCGAGGAGGAGAACGCCGAGGAGGTCACCCCGGAGCCCGAGGAGCAGCAGGAGCAGGCTAACGAGAGCGGTGACACCGCCGAGGGCGTCACCGTCGAGGTGACCACCGCGGACGGCGCGACGGTACTGGTGCCGCAGGGCCTTGCGGACGCCATGGGCCAGTACGCGGAGCCGGACTGGGGCGAGCCGGTCGAGGTTGAGGAGACCGAGAACGGCTGGATCGTCTCCTATGACGAGGAGCGTTACGTCGCTTGGAACGAGAACACCGGTGGCGCTCCGACGTGGGGTGAGATTGCCAACAACTGGCTGACCAATGTCCGCGCGGACTCCTCCCTGGGCTTCCCGGTTGCGCCTGAGGAGGTTCACCCGGACCAGGAAGGCTGGGTCCAGGAGTTTGAGAACGGCCGCATCGAGTGGGTCCGTGGCGCTGACGGTGTCTTCACCGCCAACGTTATCGAGGAGTAA
- a CDS encoding GNAT family N-acetyltransferase, with protein sequence MSQNGFTIRPIRRDDYSQVRAIYEMGLSSGHATYETEGPTWEEFTAKKIMEAVFVAVDDDNPDKILGWVSAAPASSRSVFHGVVEDSIYSHPDARGRGVSGALLDRLIEACIDLDKWSIHSWIFPENEGSAGLHTSRGFAKVGTFHHMAKMTYGDMEGEWRDTDIYELLLPKPGEKRR encoded by the coding sequence ATGTCTCAGAACGGTTTTACGATCCGTCCCATCCGGCGCGATGATTATTCGCAGGTACGCGCCATCTACGAGATGGGCCTCAGCTCCGGCCATGCCACCTATGAAACGGAGGGGCCGACATGGGAGGAGTTCACGGCGAAGAAGATCATGGAGGCGGTGTTCGTCGCGGTTGACGACGACAACCCCGACAAGATCCTCGGCTGGGTCTCAGCCGCGCCGGCGTCGTCGCGCTCCGTCTTCCACGGCGTGGTGGAGGACTCGATCTATTCCCACCCGGACGCGCGGGGCCGCGGGGTGTCGGGAGCGCTGCTCGACCGGCTCATCGAAGCCTGCATCGACCTCGATAAGTGGTCCATCCACTCGTGGATTTTCCCCGAAAACGAAGGCTCCGCCGGCCTGCACACCTCCCGGGGGTTCGCGAAGGTGGGCACCTTCCACCACATGGCCAAGATGACCTACGGCGATATGGAAGGAGAGTGGCGCGACACCGACATCTA